In Deltaproteobacteria bacterium HGW-Deltaproteobacteria-6, one DNA window encodes the following:
- a CDS encoding amino acid-binding protein produces MKVEQISVFLENKPGSLEHATRVLKENNINIRTLSLAETVDFGILRLIVNDVEKTNKVLKDAGFRVSKTVVVAVEVPDQPGGLHSIMEVLTQEAINVEYLYAFVEKSGQNAVIIFRFDDPEKAIDVLLKHKFTVVPGAQLYEF; encoded by the coding sequence ATGAAAGTCGAACAAATCTCTGTTTTTCTGGAAAACAAACCCGGTTCACTTGAACATGCCACCCGTGTGCTGAAGGAAAACAACATCAATATCCGCACCCTGTCGCTGGCGGAAACCGTGGACTTCGGCATTTTGCGTTTAATCGTCAATGATGTGGAAAAAACAAACAAGGTCCTCAAGGACGCGGGGTTTCGCGTCAGCAAGACCGTTGTCGTGGCCGTTGAAGTTCCCGATCAGCCAGGCGGCCTGCATAGCATCATGGAAGTCCTGACTCAGGAAGCCATCAATGTTGAATATCTCTATGCCTTCGTTGAAAAAAGCGGCCAGAACGCCGTAATTATCTTCCGCTTTGACGATCCGGAAAAGGCAATCGACGTTTTATTGAAACACAAGTTTACGGTGGTGCCGGGGGCACAGCTCTACGAGTTTTAA